The Phragmites australis chromosome 13, lpPhrAust1.1, whole genome shotgun sequence DNA window GGGGAACAGATGTTGTGCCTGAACCATTCGCTGGCCCATCCATTGATGAATGGAGCCCCAAGTTGGTAGGTGCAAGTTGCTTTACAGCCTCCCCCAAATGGCTGTTAGGACTCAATCTTGGGGTTTGCTCCCCTGAAGTTATGTTGCATGTTGAGACACTAGAAGAAGGCTGAGAGCTCAAAAGGACCGCTCTTGAGGATCCCAATTTCTGCTTGGACGTGTTAAGGATGCGCTTAGGAGCTCCAAAAAAGTTGGCCTGTCATAAGAGGATAAGGAGAACTAAATTACTTCATAGAAGATGTGGCAGATGTGGTTACTAAAAGTAAAGTTATACAAACCAAAGATGATGGACAATCTCTTGTATCTGCAAAACGAGAAAGTGCTACATCCTTCAGCCACAGTTCCTGGTAAAGACAAGTTGTCTGGCGTGAGAAATATTTAATCTAAATAGAAACAGTATAACTGCAGTATGACCAAGTAATATAGAACCATACAGCACATTTGCTCCGAACCATAGCATCATCACCAGATGTAACATACCAGTGATTGGTTGACAGTAAGCTTGCCACTGCTGTCTTTCTTTTTATATAACCCGTAATTCCTTGAATTTGAACTTCCATTACTTTGAAGCTgctgaagcttttcaaaaactGTGGTACCAGCTTCCTGAAAGCTAACCTTTAGTCCTAGTAATGTAAGGAAGTAAAAttatagaaattgagataagcTTATCACCTCTCCAAGAAGATATGAGCAGAAAGATTCCTCAAATTTTAGGTCTGTGCTCTCAGAGGCAACTAAACATTCACAGATGGTTTTAGCTTTCTTGATCTGCACAGAGGTgatataaatttaaaaattcaaaactacCAAACAGCAGCTTCAATATTTATTAAAAGGGGGAGAAAAAAGAGAGTACCAACTCAGTCTGGCGGGTTGAAAATCCAAATGCAAGGTGAGCAAGCATCGCCACATAGAAGCAGTTGAAGTCAACTACCACCCGCTGGCTCTGGGACTCCAatgatcttttgtttttacGAGTTGTAGCCAAAGTGTCCCAAGAAAGTAGATCAACAATTTCAGTGGCTAATAATCTGTTCATTGCTTGGCTCAAGAAACAAGGCCAGTCATGAACCCTACAAGAGGATTCAACATCAAGGCCATGTCTAAGCAATTCACAGAGAGCTGCAATAGCACCTCGCCTGCGTTCAGAATTTTCAGGAGTCTGAGGCAAGCTTAGAAGTTCGAGAGTGCAAGCAGGTGCAAGCTCTTCAAGTGATTCTTCAATCTAGATCACACAACAAAAAAGTTATGACATGATTTTGTTTTAGAAGAACCCACAAAGTAGAAGTAATAACATTTTACCTGTTCAAGAAGGGGCATCTTCTCCAAAGATGATTTTCTCCTCAAAAGATATTGAACACGTGCTAGAGCCTCAAAGCCAAGAGATACTTTACTTTTCTCAAAGCTAGCTTTTGCAATAGAGCACTGCAACAGAATGCATGAAACCAACGAAATTGTACCAAACAGGTCCATGAAAATTCTGTCAtgcagttttttttataaaaaaaaaatattgtttggttCTCACCTCAGCTAATGCCATTGCAAGAAGCACGTCATGAACATAAGGTTTAGAATCAGGGCGTCGTAGAGCTGCCTGACCGATATCCAAAACTAGCTTCTCTTCTCCAACCTGCAACAACACTTCAGCATCTTACATTGACAACAAACAAATAGACCAGCACACAATGGTAAGCCAACAAGGCACATATATCTTTGATAATTGAGGTCCTGTGATATCTTTCGTGCTTGGGCTTTCAAAGCTCACGGTGTGTGCTCAATGTTTTGATGAGAAGTGTCTGTGTTACACAGTACCTCCTGCAAAACACACAGAACTGCAGGCAGCCAGCTCCAAGGTATATGAAGAGAGGATCTGGGTGGAATCTTTTCCTTTATGTTTCCTGCATACTCTTGTTCAAAGAGAAGTTTATCTCTCACATCTACCAGCAGAGTCTGAACAAAAGAAAAGCAACCAGCAAAAATATAAACACCAGGATTCTGCATTCCTCCACCAGCAAAAATATATATGCGTGCATCCATATATTTCCAGAATCAAATCAGTAACCTGTCTGCAGGTAGGCACCTCAGCTGTATATCCATCTTCTATCCCTGAATTTTTAAGCTCCATTGCTGCTTTGACAATCTCATCTTTTTCAGCCTTCTCTGTGACACCTAGAATCTGCATGGTCAATTGAAAACATGTCAACTACTAAGAAGGCGGCAGACGTTCCAATGACTTCTGAACTGAAAAGGATGAAATCTCAGGCCTGTTGACAACATGTTACTCCAAAATGAGGGAAGCTCGTAAAGTTACAGGCGCAAGTTTCAAAGGACATTGCCATGTACAGATTGAATTTTATTATGATGAGGAAATTCCGATTCCATCTGTAACTAGGTCAATTTAATGGGGTCGGAATGAGCTAAAGCAGATCAATCAACGAACAACGCAAACGAACGGGAGCGCCATTTCCAAACTCGCAATTCACAAACAGACCAGGCTACCCAAATAATTCACCTGATAGCAGGTGACGGGGATCTCCACCATCTGTGCAGCGGGGGCCTCCTGCCTGCCGCTCTCGGCCGCCACCGTGGCACGCACCGCCCGCGTAGCCGCCCGTTGCCGGCCGCCTGCCAGGCATCCACCCCCAAACGCCGACGCATTGCCAATGCCGACACTGGCACGCCGCACCGAGCACGGGGAGGCCACCGCGGGGtgaagcgccgccgccgccgtcgcagaGGCCACCGTCGGCATCGCCATGGCCGGGCTCCGGAGACCCAACCCTAACCGGAGTTCGCCATGTGGAGAGAGAGGCTTTGGGACGTGAGGGTTTTGGGGGAGGTGGATGAGGGAATAAAGGAGGAGACGAAGGGAGAAAGTGTCAATGAGGAGGACAGGACGGGGGGAGTCGTGATGGTGAAGGCGACGCCGGAGGCCGGAGGAGGGTTGGACGGCGATGGATCGTGCTTCCTCCGTGGACTTGGTTCATGCACGCTTTGTAGATGTGGCATAGTACACGACTTGTTCTCGGCTCCAACGGCAACTCTAGAACAGCCTCTCACCCTCAGGACGCGACAAGTAACAAAATCGTTAAACAAAATGTCCTTTTATCTATGTCGAGGATCACTTACATTTTACGATTATTTTTTAATACTAGCGCCGAACGGCCGATCTATCGGACGCTCGTAATCCGTTGTAACATTTAAAAATAGCATTtgcaatattaaaaaatatacca harbors:
- the LOC133887700 gene encoding plastid division protein CDP1, chloroplastic-like isoform X1, with the translated sequence MAMPTVASATAAAALHPAVASPCSVRRASVGIGNASAFGGGCLAGGRQRAATRAVRATVAAESGRQEAPAAQMVEIPVTCYQILGVTEKAEKDEIVKAAMELKNSGIEDGYTAEVPTCRQTLLVDVRDKLLFEQEYAGNIKEKIPPRSSLHIPWSWLPAVLCVLQEVGEEKLVLDIGQAALRRPDSKPYVHDVLLAMALAECSIAKASFEKSKVSLGFEALARVQYLLRRKSSLEKMPLLEQIEESLEELAPACTLELLSLPQTPENSERRRGAIAALCELLRHGLDVESSCRVHDWPCFLSQAMNRLLATEIVDLLSWDTLATTRKNKRSLESQSQRVVVDFNCFYVAMLAHLAFGFSTRQTELIKKAKTICECLVASESTDLKFEESFCSYLLGEEAGTTVFEKLQQLQSNGSSNSRNYGLYKKKDSSGKLTVNQSLELWLKDVALSRFADTRDCPSSLANFFGAPKRILNTSKQKLGSSRAVLLSSQPSSSVSTCNITSGEQTPRLSPNSHLGEAVKQLAPTNLGLHSSMDGPANGSGTTSVPLTRNPGSHTLRTLELWGLTGDIIGKLAYSALLGFVVFGTFKLFRFQSGHVKPANPSRESASILSLNEASAPEGFFITRSVRKHFEKLSKMLWLNDRLYSNSEECDKYPMPNDVATAVCKQKMDIQEAEALVKQWQNIKSEALGPDYQIDMLPEILDGSMLAKWQDLALLAKDQSCYWRFVLLNLSVVRAEIILDEAGAGEAAEIDAMLEEAAELVDDSQPKKPGYYSTYEVQYILRRQNDGSWKICEAAVRDLT
- the LOC133887700 gene encoding plastid division protein CDP1, chloroplastic-like isoform X2; translated protein: MAMPTVASATAAAALHPAVASPCSVRRASVGIGNASAFGGGCLAGGRQRAATRAVRATVAAESGRQEAPAAQMVEIPVTCYQILGVTEKAEKDEIVKAAMELKNSGIEDGYTAETLLVDVRDKLLFEQEYAGNIKEKIPPRSSLHIPWSWLPAVLCVLQEVGEEKLVLDIGQAALRRPDSKPYVHDVLLAMALAECSIAKASFEKSKVSLGFEALARVQYLLRRKSSLEKMPLLEQIEESLEELAPACTLELLSLPQTPENSERRRGAIAALCELLRHGLDVESSCRVHDWPCFLSQAMNRLLATEIVDLLSWDTLATTRKNKRSLESQSQRVVVDFNCFYVAMLAHLAFGFSTRQTELIKKAKTICECLVASESTDLKFEESFCSYLLGEEAGTTVFEKLQQLQSNGSSNSRNYGLYKKKDSSGKLTVNQSLELWLKDVALSRFADTRDCPSSLANFFGAPKRILNTSKQKLGSSRAVLLSSQPSSSVSTCNITSGEQTPRLSPNSHLGEAVKQLAPTNLGLHSSMDGPANGSGTTSVPLTRNPGSHTLRTLELWGLTGDIIGKLAYSALLGFVVFGTFKLFRFQSGHVKPANPSRESASILSLNEASAPEGFFITRSVRKHFEKLSKMLWLNDRLYSNSEECDKYPMPNDVATAVCKQKMDIQEAEALVKQWQNIKSEALGPDYQIDMLPEILDGSMLAKWQDLALLAKDQSCYWRFVLLNLSVVRAEIILDEAGAGEAAEIDAMLEEAAELVDDSQPKKPGYYSTYEVQYILRRQNDGSWKICEAAVRDLT